Part of the Planococcus plakortidis genome is shown below.
CGACCGTGAATACGGTTCGCCGGAGGGCAATGAGCTGGTCGATGAAATCTTCAAGACCATTGCGGTTGCCGCATACGAAGCATCCACTGAACTCGCTGAAGAGCGCGGCAGTTTCCCGTTCCTCGTCGGCGAAACAGACGCGGAAACCGAGAATCTTCGCCGTGCTTTCACGGAAACCGGCTTTATGCAAGGCATGCCAGAAGAAATCCGCCAGGCGGTAATGGCTAAAGGAATCCGCAACTCGCACTTGTTGACGGTGGCGCCGACTGGCTCGACCGGGACGATGGTCGGGGTATCGACAGGTCTCGAACCATATTATTCATTCACCTACTACCGCAGCGGCCGCCTCGGGAAATTCATCGAAGTGAAAGCGGATATTGTTCGCGAATACTTGAAGAACAACCCGGACGCAGACGAAGACAATCTGCCGGAAGCATTTGTCACATCCATGGACCTTGCGCCGGAAGCGCATGCGGACGTACAGTGCATCATCCAGCGTTGGATCGATTCCTCGATCTCGAAAACCGTCAATGCGCCAAAAGGCTATACGGTGGAACAGGTCGAAGGCGTCTATGAGCGTCTTTACAGAGGCGGTGCCAAAGGCGGCACAGTGTATGTCGATGGTAGCCGCGATTCACAAGTGCTGACTTTGAGAGCGGAAGACAATACGTTCGAAGAAGAGCATAAAGAAGAAGACACCGGCAAGCGCCCGGTCGTCTTGATCGATACCATCCAGGATTTGCGTTCGACCAATGTCACGATTGGATCGGAAGTCGGCAATACCTGCCCTGTCTGCCGTAAAGGGACAGTGGAAGAAATGGGCGGATGCAACACATGCACAAACTGTGCAGCCCAATTGAAATGCGGATTGTAACAGATCCGTGCGCCCTGGGAACACCCCGGGGCCGGAAGGGAGCGGAAGCCAACATAGGCTTCCGCTTTTTTTCGGGCTTGAGGGACCTGCTTTCCTGCTTGCCGCCGATAATACGTATGCTAGAATGGAAAAGGAACGCAAAGAAAGGGGTGCAAGGGGCATGAGAGTCTTGGTGTTGAACGGTCCCAACTTGAACCGTCTTGGGAAACGCGACAAACAAAAGTACGGCAGCTTCACGTTACAGGAACTTGAACGGGAACTGCAGGAGTTCGCCGATGGGGAAGGCTTCGAACTGATCTGCCGCCAGTCCAATCATGAAGGCGAACTGATCGATTGGATCCACGGCGCGGACGATGATGCCATTTCCGGCATCGTCTTGAATGCCGGTGCGTATACGCATACAAGCATCGCTATCCGCGATGCCATCGAATCGATCCAAGTGCCGGTCGTCGAAGTACATATTTCCAATATCCATGGGCGTGAAGAGTTCCGCCACCATTCCCATATCGCCCCGGTAGCAATTGGCCAAATCGCCGGCTTCGGCAAGGACGTCTACCGGCTGGGGCTCCAGGCACTCCTGCTTCGACAACAGAAAGGATGAAACTGATGAAATTGATGAAACTGCGCGAACAAATGCAAAAGCGGGAATTGGATTCCCTGCTGGTGACAAATCCGTACAATCTTCGTTTTATTACAGGCTTCACCGGAACGGCCGGGCTTGCGCTCATTACGCCGAATGACGCCTGGTTCATTACCGACTTCCGTTACACCGAGCAGGCAGGGGAACAAGTCAAGGAATTCAAGGTGGTGCAGGCACAAAAAGGCTTGATTGACGAAGTGGCGCGCATTGCCGGGGAAGCGGCGGTCGAGCGGCTGGCTTTCGAACAGGATTATATGACCTTTGCGACCTATTCGCAGTATCAGGAAAAACTAACCGCGACGCTCGAACCGGTAAGCGGGGTGATCGAAAAGCTGCGCATGGTGAAATCACCGGAAGAACTAGAGGTGCTGAAAGCGGCAGCCAAGATCGCCGACGATGCATTCGAACATATTTGCTCGTACATTAAGGCGGGAATGACAGAACTGGAAGTTTCCAATGAACTGGAATTCTTCATGCGTTCACAAGGCGCGACTTCCTCTTCATTCGACATCATCGTCGCCTCGGGCTTGCGTTCTGCGTTGCCGCATGGCGTTGCGTCCGATAAAAAAATCGAACAAGGCGATCTCATCACGCTCGATTTCGGCGCATTGTACAATGGCTACGTATCTGACATCACGCGCACCGTTGCGGTCGGCGAACCTTCCGACAAGCTCAAGGAAATCTATCAAGTAGTGCTGGATTCACAAATGTTGGCACTCGAGAAAATCAAGCCGGGCATGACCGGGATCGAAGCGGATGCCATCGCTCGCGATTACATCAAATCTAAAGGCTACGGGGAAGCGTTCGGTCACTCGACAGGGCACGGCATCGGGCTCGAGGTCCACGAAGGGCCAGGGTTGTCGTTCCGCTCGGAAACCGTCCTTGAACCGGGCATGGCTGTGACGGTCGAACCGGGCATCTATTTGCCGGGAATTGGCGGAGTGCGCATCGAAGATGATATACTGATTACCGAAACGGGGAATGAACGCTTGACGCATTCTTCCAAAGAGCTTCGCATTTTATAATAAACGGAGGAACTACAATGATTTCAGTAAATGATTTTAAAACAGGATTGACCATCGAAGTGGATAACGATATTTGGCGCGTGATGGAATTCCAGCACGTAAAACCGGGTAAAGGCGCAGCATTCGTTCGCTCGAAGCTACGCAATTTGCGCACGGGAGCGGTCAACGAAAAAACATTCCGCGCCGGCGAAAAAGTGGCGAAAGCGCAGATCGATAACCGCAAGATGCAGTATTTGTACGCAAGTGGCGATATGCATGCGTTCATGGACACGGAAACATACGACCAGATCGAATTGCCGGAAAAAAGCATTGAATATGAACTGAAATTCCTCCAGGAAAACATGGAAGTACAGGTCATCCAATACCACGGCGAAGTGCTTGGCGTCGAATTGCCGAACACGGTCGTCCTCGAAGTGGCTGAAACAGACCCGGGCATCAAGGGAGACACAGCGAGCGGTGGTTCAAAACCGGCGATCCTGACAACGGGCCTATCCGTGCAGGTGCCGTTCTTCATCAACCAAGGGGATAAACTAATCATCAATACCACCGATTCTTCGTACGTATCCCGCGCTCAATAAGTAGGAAAGGCCTCTTTTATGAGGCCTTTTTTTAAAAAAACAGCCTCGCTATTTCAAAATGATTCAAAAAAGTCTAAAATGGAGAGGTAGCTAAAAATAATACATAACAGGGGAGTAGGTATAATATGAAAATCCAAGAAATTCGCGAAATCATTAAATTGGTGGATAATTCTTCCATCAACGAATTCAGCTATGAATTCGATGGGGTCAAAGTCAAGATGAAGAAGAATTCAGCCGGCTCTGCACAGCCGTCGGCAACGGTACAGCCGCAAGTGGCAGAAGAGCCTGCACAGGCGCCTGCGCCGGCAGCCCCGAAACAGGCGGAACCAACTCAAGCTGCGCCGACAGAACAGCCTGTCCAAACGGAAACTGCTGAGCCTGCGGGCGCGTCCAATGAAGACTTGCACAAAATCCTGTCTCCGATGGTCGGCACGTTCTATCAATCGCCGTCACCGGAAGATGATCCATACGTGGCTGTAGGGACAAAAGTTTCTTCAGACCAAGTCGTTTGCATCGTTGAAGCGATGAAGCTCTTTAACGAAATCGAAGCAGAAGTGGATGGGGAAATCGCTGAGATCCTAGTCAAAGATGGCCAGTTGGTCGAATACGGTCAGCCATTGTTCCTCGTAAAAGCAAACTAAGGGGGGAGCTGACGATGATGAAAAAAGTATTGATTGCCAACCGCGGCGAAATTGCCGTGCGGATCATCCGCGCCTGTAAAGAGCTCGATATCCAGACCGTTGCAGTTTATTCGGAAGCGGACAAAGAAGCATTGCATGTTGAATTGGCCGATGAAGCGTATTGCATCGGGCCGAAGTTATCAAAAGACAGCTATTTGAACTTCTCCAACATCATCAGCGTCGCAAAACTGACGAATTGCGACGGCATCCACCCGGGGTATGGTTTCCTCGCTGAAAATTCGAGCTTCGCCGAATTATGTGAAGCGTGCGACATCATGTTCATCGGGCCGACAGCCGCAGCGATCTCGAAAATGGGCACAAAAGACGTCGCTCGTGAGACGATGCGCGCTGCAGGCGTTCCGGTCGTTCCCGGCTCCACCGGGATTGTCGGTAGCGAAGAGGAAGGCTTGGAGATCGCCGAGAAAATCGGTTTCCCGGTCATCATCAAGGCGACCGCGGGAGGCGGCGGCAAAGGGATCCGCGTAGCGAGAACACGCGAAGATTTCATCAAAGGCCTGAACATGACACAGAAAGAAGCGGCAGCAGCGTTCGGCAACCCAGGCGTCTATATCGAGAAATTCATCGAGGATTTCCGCCATATCGAAATCCAGGTGCTGGCCGATTCGCATGGCAATGCCATCCATCTGGGCGAACGGGATTGCTCGATCCAGCGCCGCATGCAAAAACTCGTCGAAGAAGCACCATCTCCGGCCTTGTCGGAAGAATTGCGTGCTGAAATGGGCGAGGCGGCCGTTAAAGCGGCGCAGGCGGTCAATTATCGCGGTGCCGGCACAGTCGAATTCATCTTCGATGTCGAAAACCAGAAATTCTATTTCATGGAGATGAATACGCGCATCCAGGTCGAACACCCGGTCACCGAAATGATCACGGGCATCGATTTGATCCAACAGCAATTGAAAGTCGCTTCCGGCGAAACGCTCGCCTACAAACAGGAAGATGTGACGTTCAAGGGCTG
Proteins encoded:
- a CDS encoding M24 family metallopeptidase, whose translation is MKLMKLREQMQKRELDSLLVTNPYNLRFITGFTGTAGLALITPNDAWFITDFRYTEQAGEQVKEFKVVQAQKGLIDEVARIAGEAAVERLAFEQDYMTFATYSQYQEKLTATLEPVSGVIEKLRMVKSPEELEVLKAAAKIADDAFEHICSYIKAGMTELEVSNELEFFMRSQGATSSSFDIIVASGLRSALPHGVASDKKIEQGDLITLDFGALYNGYVSDITRTVAVGEPSDKLKEIYQVVLDSQMLALEKIKPGMTGIEADAIARDYIKSKGYGEAFGHSTGHGIGLEVHEGPGLSFRSETVLEPGMAVTVEPGIYLPGIGGVRIEDDILITETGNERLTHSSKELRIL
- the accB gene encoding acetyl-CoA carboxylase biotin carboxyl carrier protein; the protein is MKIQEIREIIKLVDNSSINEFSYEFDGVKVKMKKNSAGSAQPSATVQPQVAEEPAQAPAPAAPKQAEPTQAAPTEQPVQTETAEPAGASNEDLHKILSPMVGTFYQSPSPEDDPYVAVGTKVSSDQVVCIVEAMKLFNEIEAEVDGEIAEILVKDGQLVEYGQPLFLVKAN
- the aroQ gene encoding type II 3-dehydroquinate dehydratase — translated: MRVLVLNGPNLNRLGKRDKQKYGSFTLQELERELQEFADGEGFELICRQSNHEGELIDWIHGADDDAISGIVLNAGAYTHTSIAIRDAIESIQVPVVEVHISNIHGREEFRHHSHIAPVAIGQIAGFGKDVYRLGLQALLLRQQKG
- the accC gene encoding acetyl-CoA carboxylase biotin carboxylase subunit encodes the protein MMKKVLIANRGEIAVRIIRACKELDIQTVAVYSEADKEALHVELADEAYCIGPKLSKDSYLNFSNIISVAKLTNCDGIHPGYGFLAENSSFAELCEACDIMFIGPTAAAISKMGTKDVARETMRAAGVPVVPGSTGIVGSEEEGLEIAEKIGFPVIIKATAGGGGKGIRVARTREDFIKGLNMTQKEAAAAFGNPGVYIEKFIEDFRHIEIQVLADSHGNAIHLGERDCSIQRRMQKLVEEAPSPALSEELRAEMGEAAVKAAQAVNYRGAGTVEFIFDVENQKFYFMEMNTRIQVEHPVTEMITGIDLIQQQLKVASGETLAYKQEDVTFKGWSIECRINAENPLKNFMPSAGRVDMYLPPGGLGVRVDSAMYSGYTIPPYYDSMVAKLITFADTREEAVAKMKRALDEFVVEGVFTTIPFHLRLMDHEVFKSGDFNTKFLEKYDVMGS
- the efp gene encoding elongation factor P — encoded protein: MISVNDFKTGLTIEVDNDIWRVMEFQHVKPGKGAAFVRSKLRNLRTGAVNEKTFRAGEKVAKAQIDNRKMQYLYASGDMHAFMDTETYDQIELPEKSIEYELKFLQENMEVQVIQYHGEVLGVELPNTVVLEVAETDPGIKGDTASGGSKPAILTTGLSVQVPFFINQGDKLIINTTDSSYVSRAQ